The sequence atcttttagCAGATTCTAGATCTTCTTTTACAAATATGTTTTGTGAACCTCTATTGTAAACTAAACTACTTGAATATTTTACGATTGAATTACATGGCTGCCTTTGACTAAGAAAAGGTCTGATAAAAGCTTACTCATTACATGCTTTAAGCATATTTGAAGTATGCTTGAATCTAATAAGCATGGACACGGACACGATGAGGGCATgtgtatttttaaatatatataatatttgattaatatgttttataatatttatacttCAATTTTATAGACTTAGCATtgtgaacaaataaatatcatcatatAATTTTCAGTGTACTTAGATACAACAGCTGTAATACAATTAAATTTATCAGAAAACAATAAAGATTCATCCAAATAAAAATCGAACCTACACGATATGATTTTTACAGTAtatgaaattatttattaaaTGCAAGTAATTTTTACAGTATATAAAATCACAATTCATACAAGTCTTTGGATGAATTCCAAAAAATGATTCAACAAAAAaaatgattcaaaaaaaaatttatagcttTGCACAAAAATTgatttacttgatatttttttaattccacaagattcaacaaaaaaaaattccACATGAGCTTTGCACCAAATTATAGCTTATAATATAAGTAGTTTAATTACACATAGTGcgcttgatatttttttaatagatttCTAACATATATCCACATAATTTACTTTATTCTTGACTTGTTTCATGGTCAATTAACAATACATGTTCAAAATAAGAGGTAGTAACAAATTTACCATCAATATAGTTATGTGACATTATAGTACTACTATATAAAATCAGGGTTCATCCGATCACTGCATGCCGcctggtatgggcggtatgtactgaTCTAACAAGGGACCAATACAGGTGTTATATACCAAGGTTTCTTGTTACATGCTTTAAGTATATTTGAAGTATGTATGCTTGAAGTAGTATTATAGTTGAATACCTTCTTTTGGTTAGTTTTTAAGTCTTTCACTCATCTTCCATTTTTGGTTTTAAGTGTGAATGTAAATGTATGTatgaaattcttttttttttttgtgtattgtAAATGAAATAGATATGAGATTTGCAAATTGAATTTGCACTACCTATGCCTTTTAATTTTTCATATCTTTACTCGTTTTGTTTGTCATTCTTTGAAGGATTATATGGAAAATCATCCGGAAGTTACTGTCCTTGACCCACCAGCTGCCATACAACGTTTGTACAATCGCCAATCGATGCTTCAGGATGTAGCTGATTTGAATTTATCAAACTGCTATGGTAAGTTAAACCAAAGTTTGCTTCAATATGTAGTATGTCAAATGGGTTTGGTGCTTGGTCAGATGTCTTTTCTGTTTCTTGCTTTCCTTTTTATCAAGTTGAACTTACCATATATCTACATTAGGTAATAATACGACCATCTTTATGTTCATTTTGTAGTTGGACATTTAGTTTAGTTTCTTtattaattttaatgatgattgcTAGGTATTGACCATCAGTCACATTAAAGCTTGCTCATAATATTGAAAAATGATTTCCTAATTTAGATATTCTATTTCTTAAAAGGTTTCActgaaattttataatattctgatGCAATTTTCTTGAGCAGGAATAGAAATTTGTCGTAGTTCCAGTCTATCTAAAACTATCTAATTGACTCATAACTATCATTTCCAATTTCCAGGCAGAGTTGGCACTCCCAGGCAACTAGTTATCACCAAAGATTCATCATCGATCCCGGATGCAGTTAGCAGAGCTGGACTTGCTCTACCATTGGGTAAGACACAACGGTGCCCAATTTGTCATGAGCATCACTATTATTTGCATCTTGGTGTTCTTGTTACATATTACAACAAGTGCTCAAGTAATATTTTGATGTTTCTCAACTCTTATAGTAGTAACGGTAATAGATACATGTGATAGAATTTCTTACTTTTTCTTAGAAAACAGTATTTTGATGTATCTCAACTCTTATAATAGTAACTAATATTCAGACATATTTGAGAAGTATATTTCTCATGTTTTATATTCTCAGCCTAAACATATCCATTGCATACATATTATATGTTTTAGATTGCTCAAATATGTTTTGTATAATgatgataacttttatatttgattaaaatcataaaattatcaatttttGGAATAAAATTCTGATGACTAACTGTTGAATTACTCATACGCTTAATGATCTGCCGCATTTTGTCTTATATGAGGTCACAAATTTGATCTAAATTGATGAAAGAATATCTTGTGGTATGAAAGAAATGAGAAGTTTTATTTAAGAGCGAGGAGGTCCATGTGTATGACAGGTTGCACTCAAAAAGCCCATGTATATTCCTGGCCCAATGGGGAGACTCATGTAGTATGTACTCCCAATGACAAATTGTTCTTATGAAATAGGTCAATGTGAATACAGGGGAGGCATGTGTTCCTAGAGGGTCCTGTTCCCTTGCCATGTTTGGGTTAGTTTGCTGTTGCACCCTTAAGTCACATGTATGTTGCACCACCTGTTTAGTCAGGCTAGTAAACATTTGATTTTGATGTACTTTTACTTACTAAGCCATAGATAAATGTGGTCTACAATCTAATTCACTGTTTAGTGTATGTACTATAGTAGAGGTGAGTAAGGATGTGAGCTACATTTCTAGCTGGTAATTCAAGCATGGAAATATTCTCTGTGATCTTGTTGATTCTTTTTCTCTCCTATTTGCAGTCGCCAAACCATTGGTGGTTGATGGAAGTGCAAAGTCACACGAATTATCACTTGCCTATGACGAATTCTCCTTGTCAAAGCTTGATCCTCCCTTTGTTCTCCAAGAATTCATTAATCATGGTAGTAGCATGTTCTTGATTGCCATCTTCCAGGTTATGTCATGTACTGTATAAATGTATTTTCTCACCCTTGTACAGGTGGTGTTCTCTTCAAGGTCTATATTGTTGGAGAGGCAATAAAGGTTGTTCGTCGATTTTCCCTCCCTGATGTCAGTAAGCGCGAACTATTAAGCAGTACCGGTGTCTTTCAGTTTCCCAGGGTTTCTTGTGCAGCAGCATCCGCAGATGATGCCGACTTGGACCCTAGCATTGCTGGTAAAGTCTTTGGAACATATGTGGCCTTTGGTTTCTTCATAACTGACAATAAGTATGTTGTATTATGTGAAGTGTGAGTTCTTTCGATATTGTCCTTCTATAGAGCTTCCTCCAAGGCCATTGCTTGAGAAGCTTGCTAGGGAGCTCCGTCGTCGTCTGGTGAGATGATTTCTTATTTATGTGCATTATCCAAATAGTTGTAGGtttttaaagttttttttgtTCTCACCTTTGTGTCACATTAGGGTCTTCGATTATTCAACATAGACATAATAAGAGAGCATGGGACAAGGGACGGGTTTTATGTCATCGATATCAACTATTTTCCAGGCaagtgtagtttttttttttttttgaaagtgGAGCTTATTTATTCACACTATTTTCAAGCTGATGACcacctttttttttatcttttcatcaTACATTGGTTTTGTTATATTTTCTCTTTTGAGGTGTTTCTATCTTTAATTGGAAAATTCAGATTCCTTACGGAACATTTGgaatgataaaaaagaaaaagaaatagacCAAGAATAGTTGGTATTTTGTGGGTGTACATCTCTATGTAATGCAAAATTTGGTTTTGAGGAGTGAATAATCTTAAACCTTGGTATTGTGTACTATTATTTTGGTTGTTTGATTTCCTGTTAAACTGTCAAGTATTGAAGattaagaaagagagagaaacaagAATATCTCCATCACCAGTCCTGTCAGAAGAAATGACAACAGAccataaaattataatttctgAACTTTCATGTTTGCCATGAATGCAAGCAATGGTTAGTTGGTGAGTTTGGTGCACTTATTAAAGCTAACTATATGAAAGTATgtcttattaaatttatttaaatccaacACCAGAAGTACTTGTGAATTAAAATCCAAAATAATAAGATCTTAGTCTGTGTAATTAGAATTGTAAACAATGCAAAATatcttatatttgtttgtttttGCTGAAATTTATCAGAAAACGCTGAGTCGATGAGTTTGGTTGGAAACAGCTGAGATAagctttccttgtttgataagtgCATAGTGAATCTATTTATTATCAAAGTTGGTAGCCTTTCAAATAACAATCCattcgatttgatttgatttgatttgcacCCTAATGGATTGGTTTATCTTCTCAACTAAACTAAATGTTGGGGCTTTATGAGCATTATAAGTTTGTCATTCCCTCTTCCTTGTGTACACTCCTTGTCGACGAAGGACCGGACCTTCGGAGGGTTACTTCATAGCTGCTGCATCGTTCTGTTTCGTATGATATTAAACTCCAATAAATGGGACACTGTATTCTTATAACTAGGAAAGTTTAGATCTTCTTACTAATTGTGCCACATTTTGACTCCAAACCTACTCTTCTTACTAATTGTGCATTTTGGAAATCTTTGCAGGTTATAGCAAAATGCCAGGATATGATCACATATTTATCGACTTCCTTGCAAGCATGGCTCGTAGCAAGTACAAAAAGCGACTAAGCAGCAGCAACTGACcagaccatatatatatatatatatatatatatatatatatggcttgtGACTGCTGCTGCTTGCTTGTCAATGAATTGCTGGtgaatttgatgatgatgatccaAATGGCACCACGATTCACAATCTAAAAGAGTCTCTGATGACCGGATTATGAATCTGGATGGTTGCATTACGCAGACAAAAAAAGTGCTGATCACTGATGTCACTGCATGCTGGTTTGTTTATCAAACGCATTCCACCCCTCCATTTCTTCTTTGCTTGTTCATGTGATGGCTGATGGTTGTTCCATTCAATGGTAACATGATGATCCATGTAATCCCAATTTCCCAACACTATGGCAGTGGCTTTGTGATGACCAATAAATTTGTTGTCTGAATGCCTTTTTGTAACCCCTGTGGCTGGCTGATCACCGATTCAAGCGACAGATGACTTCTCCGGCCTCGTTTCCGCCCGATAAAGGTGATGGATGCATTCGAGGTTTTCTTGTTTGGTTTCTCCCTCGTGTCCTCGGATTTTGGTGTTTGGTGCCGGAGACGATGATATCTTTCGGGAAGTTGAAATTTCCCCTAGTTTTCTTGCTCCCGATTTAGCGCCACTGTGGGATCGTCTATCGTTTAATTTCCATGGAAATTAATCTTAAGCAGATGGGGACCGACTCTCAGAGAAAAGCAGAGCATATAGTTAAATGGCAAAACATCAAACAGTTGGCACGCAAACCGTAAACTCGACGAAAGGAAATAAATGCTAGCACGGAAAAGAGAACGGGGCTTCTTCCACCTCCTTCGCCGCCGCCTGCTCCTGCTCGGGGACGAGGGTCCAATCCGGAGGGAGGACGGGGAGAGGCGGGTACGCGGTCGGGCCCTTTCGCCTGACGTCCCAAGGCTGCGTCTTCTTAGGCCTCGTCTTCATGTGGTGCGCCGTCGCCTTCTTCTGCGGCCGCGACGAGCACACCACTCCCATCCATCCCCCGCCGCCGCCCGGCGACGCGGGAGACGAAGCCCTGGGTCTGCAGCTGCTGCTGGTACACGACATGGGAACGGCGTACGCCAACATCCCCGTGATCGACGCCATCGTCTCTCGCTCACTCTCCCTGTCCTCTCTGCCTTTGCAGGAGCTCGGTGCGATGAGCTAAATAGAGGTTAATGCACGCGATTTGGGGCCACGAATTGGTGTTGAGGTCGGCGAATGGATGGATGATGATGAGCCTCGCCTTAGCACACGACAAGACATGATCTGGTACGAGCTATCACCTTCTCTCTCGCACGTTTCCTTTTCGTGCCCGCAGAGAACACAGAtttcaaagaaataaaaatataacttaaagttcaaaaaaaaataaatcttaattgtcctttttaattgtATGGTTAACTgatgttttttattattatggGTTATTTTTGGGTGAATTCGTccaattaaaattataatttcacacacacacacacacacacacacacacgtgtgtgtgtatatatatacacactcgtTTGGTGGGAAAACCTACGAAGAGTAGTAGTTAAATGGGAATAACGAAAACAGAAGGGCTCATATGGATTCCAGTGAAGCTATAAGTTCCGATGGAGTAAGTCATCGCATCGAACCATCGGCAAGCGCATATAAGGACTCGCTCTCCGGTCGACATATAAGCGGCCTCGAGCGGAGTCGTCGGAAAGGGAAGGGTTCTAGGGTGGTTTCCTTGTCTTGTCGTTGCTCTTCACCGCATTTGGAACAATAAATATGGTGTGATGACGACTTCTCCTCTGTTATTTCTTATGTCGCAGTAATAGTGTTCTTTGTTTCTTGGAATCTCCTTTGGTGCTCAGTCTTGTTGTCGTTTCTGATGTAAATAATCTTGGTTTTCGTCGGAATCTTTTGGTACTAATTATTGGATTTTTGTGGAAACCAATTCGTGTTTCCTCCTTCTTTTACTCCAAGTTTGTTTATTAGGGTTGTTGATTCTTTGGGTTCTGATTCTTCGTTACTTGGAATCACTATTTATTTGGGTTCTTGATGGTCCTCATCGGAAATTTGTGGGTACTAAATCGTGTTATCTTCTGTTGATATATGTTCGGTAAGGTTCTTGCTGGATTATTTTGGGTATTAATTAGTTCATGTTTTCTCCATTTTCCTGACATTTGGTAGGGTTCTTGATGTTTCCCTTTGGGTACTGATACTTGTTAAATTTTTTGTCTGTCTATTAGGGTTCTTCTTGATGGATTTTTGTGGGTATTATTAGtttatgttttcttcttttactCGATATTTGTTGGGGTTCTTAATGGTTCTTCTTCGGTACTAATTCTTCTTGTGATCTCTATTTTCTTGATGGATTTTCGTGGGTATTATTAGTTCATGTTTTCTTCTAATGCTCGACATTTGTTATGTTCTTGAAGGTTGTTTTTGGGTACTGATTCTCCTTGTAATATCTGTCTACGAGGGGTCTTCTTGATGGATTCTTGTGGGCCCGAGTTTATGTTTCCGTTTCGTACTCAACATCTATTAGGGTTCTTGATGGTTGTTTTCAGGAACTGATAGTTTGTTTGGATTCTTCTTATAGTCTCTGTTTGTTTGGATTTTTCTTGATGGATTCTCGTGGGTATTAGTTCATGATTTCTTCTTTTAGTCGACATTTAGGGTACTGATTCTTCTTGTAGTCTATGTATGTTGGGGTTTTTCTTGATGGATTCTCGTGGGTATTAGTTcatgttttcttcttttactCGACATTTAGGTTATTGATTCTTTTTGTAGTCTCTATTTGGttgggttcttaatggattctcgTGGGTATTAGTTCATGATTTCACTCGACATCTATTATCGTTTTTGATGGTTCTTATTGGGCACTGATTCTTCTTTTAATATTTGTCTATTGGGGTTCTTCTTGATGGATTCTCGTGGGTATTGGGTACTGATTCTTCTTGTAGTCTGTGTTTGTTAGGGTTTAGTGTTCTTCTTGATGGATTCTCGTGGGTATTATTAGTTCcatgttttcttcttttactCGACATTTATTTGAGTTCTCGATGATTCTTTCTGAGTACTGATTCTTTTTGTAACCAACCAATTTGGATCTAATCCAACAGACAGCCAACTACAAGCAACTCAACAAGGGTGCCAACGAAGGTTTTTTTGGTCTTTTGTTGAGATGTAACCAGGTTGTTATGGAAGTGCGCACACACAACGGTTGTTACGGAAGTGACGATATAGGGGAAGAAATAACATTCTTTGATATGGAAGTGACGATATAGGGGAAGAAATAACATTCTTTGATATGGAAGTGACGATATAAGGGAAGAAATAACATTCTTTGATATGGAAGTGACGATATAAGGGAAGAAATAACATTCTTTGATGAGATGTAACTAAGGGTTGACGTTATGGCATTGGGTATATTATTAGTCCACTACTAGTTTTCCAGCTTGGGATGTAGTAAGTAGGTCCCCATCCATCCATGTACTTACTATCTTATTATTATACAAAATATATAGGGATTGATCGTTTGATTAGAATGTTAATCTGACGTTTGGTTGAAGGAAAGCTAAATGCTGATGCGAGTGGCTGAATGCCAGTGATCTTTTTTGTCTAAACACTACTTCCAAGCAGTGAGTGGTGTGGTGGTTCACACAATtcaatagtttttttatttattattggggTTTTAAAATTGCGAATCCGTGTGAATTGTGTGTATGTTTGTTGCAATGTTCAGATTTTCTGTTCCCTATGGTTTTTTGTTCCTAAGCACTTTTTGGGTCGCCATCGCCAAAGTCTGCAGCACATTTGCAATCAACTAAATCAATTAGCCAATAAAAACTGCGCCTAACTTGTATGGCACAAAGATAGGAGCGAGAATTACACAACTAACAAACACAAAGTACCGCGAAGCCAAAGCCTGAGCTGAGCTGAGCTGAAGGGTCAACTCATACTTGAACCGCAAAGTCCGTGTACCTGCTGTCACGCAAACCACTGAAAACCAAAAAGTCCACAATTAGTTTTTTAAGTCCATACTAGTCACAAAGCTCTTAATATAACACAACATAAAGGAGGAGTGTTACCATTTCACTGATTAGGTATTTGATTCTGTGGTTGTGCAAAGAAGTCTTTGGCATTGCGTGCCACCTCTGCCTCCACCACTGCTTCTAGCAGAATGTCGCAACCTTTTGCTTCTTCATCTGACATcacatcaaacaaaaaaaaaaaacaaaaaagagttgtttcagatgattgatacataaaaaaataaaagatcaaaaaaATTGAGTCAATTATTCCTAGTGAtgcaagagattaaaaaaaaaaaaggcataagAAGACTTTACTAGAAACATTTAAAAGAGGTTTAAGTTGTCTTTTAATTAACTAGAGATATTGTCCTGTACGGAACTTAATAGCAGGTAAAGATTTGTTACTGTTGTACATGCATAACTTCGTTCAAGATTATATAAAAATTGATTTATGAACCAGCCATGTGCTCCAAAAGAGAAAATCCAAACTTTTGACACATCAATCTAACGAGAATGTGAAAAATTAAAACTAACAAGTTTCTGCTGTCATAGATAGATCTCAAATGCTACTTGATCAAATGGTCCATTTTTAACTGATCTAGTTCAGGCACAGTTTGGTTTTAGGTTAACCATTATTTACTTCTTGAAGATCCAGATCTGTTGAAGGTCCAAattctctatgttgtaagcattTCTGTATTATTTTCAAGAATGCATATCATGGGAGGTCCATCTGTGAGAAATCAGTTAAGCAAGTTTCTGCAATCAGTCGAGGAATTGGACTAGGAAAAATGGTCAAACATGGAGAAGAATCAAATGGATTCTCCAAAAGAGAAACACATCATCAAGCATACAAAGGCAATAAAGAAGAGAGGTAGCTCCAAAAGAGAAACACATCATCATCTGCTTTACTAAAACCTTGATTAAAACCAACAAATCAAACAGAGACTTCTGAAACTTCTgcgtatgaaaaaaaaaaaaaaaaagacaaagaagCTACAAATTAAGAATCTAAAATGAGGTAGAAgacatttttgttttcttgtttgtgACGTcaaaatatatatagaaaaatCCAAAATTTTCTCACCCAGTATTCTTTACGGAACTCATAGTGTATAAAATCTAAACATAACTGCACCTTATGAAACTTACTGGTCGCTGACATTTTAGTCTCGGTCAATGACATTCACTTTCATGCCCATTGCTCAATCATCGTCTTCTTTCTAAATATCTTAAGAGTCCCTTAAAGTTAGCCTATTTTTCCTAGTccaattcatttgacaaaaacttCATAGAATTGGTACAAAATATATAAAGTAATTCAACCTAGATAAAAACATGGAATTCTATCAGCAGCAGAAGTGACTAGAGATTTACCACGATGCTTTGGAAGTAATCCCGCAGATTCAGCAGAGACAGGCAGAACAGTCAGCAGATCGCCTTCACCATTAAGTTTCAACACATCTTCGTGAGTTTCAGAAGAACTTAATTTGATATTTGGAGCTTCAGCTAGCCTCGCATAAGCCATTGCTTGGCTATGCAGACTGGAAGAAACTGAATTTGCTCTAGTCAGATCCTGGAGAGTGAAAATGAATACAAGAAATAAGCAACTTGAGATGCATAAACATGATAACATAATTATCTGGGTTGAGTGAAACCTTAGAGATTGTTGCTATTGGCTGATTCTCTCCATCAGGTTTTGCAGCAATGTCAAGGCCTGATAATATCCTTGAAAAGGCCTTGTTATAGTAGAAATTCCAAGAAGCATTGTGCAAAAATACAAAGAATAAAGGGACCTTGAAATAGATCAGAACTACAAAGTTTGCTCCATACCAGTGTTTTGCACTTGTTCTTGTCCATCCAGCCTCCGTGTAAATGGACCTGGGTTTATGATTGATATGCTACGTATTTCATAACGAATTGCTTCTAATTGAGCAATGGTGTCTTGTAGTTCTTTGTGTACCTAAGAATGTGATACTATGAGGAATACAATGATATATAGGATAAGTTACATGAGCCAGATCAGCATGATTCTCTTAAAGAGAAACATAATGTTCTATTGTCCAGAACAATCAGCAAGAGATACTATCATATACACCACATTGAATAGGATTTATTGTTCTCAACTTCTTTCAATCAgataaagaataagaaaacaaatgaCAAAATAAGAAGCCCTGGTAGATATTTTATGTTTCATTAAGTTCTAGTTTGTTGCATGCATGGTATTGACAAAAGGTTACAGACACTTCACTTTCTTTTCCTCTAGAAAAATCGAGTTTCGCCAAGAGAGAAACACAATTCATGAGGAttccaaaaaaataatagaaatgcaTGGCTGTTTTATCTTTTTAATAATCCTTGCTGTACACATTATTTAAATTTAATCATTAATGCCTCATCTATTTTTTTCTTGTCCATTAATTTTTCGTTGTAATTTAGTCCTAGTTGTTTCCAGTGTCCACAAAGTAACCCATGCTACAAATCCATAATTCTTGTGATCCATGCTGCACAAAATTTAAACCAGCACATAATTCACTTATGGTGACACAAGATATCCATAACCGCCAATGCTGTATTCATACCACCTATTGTCAGCTTGCTAGAAATTTTTCCACATTTTACGCAAGAACCACGCTTTAGCAACGTTCATCACAATTCCTCATACTTTCCTCCTTTCTCAAGCTTCATATTCCAATTGGACATCCCAATGCCACAGCATTATTATTTCCTGGATACATCATGTGCTACTATGATATTTTGTCCTTAGAAATGGATAATTTTTCATTAAAATAGAATGACATCTTGTTGGCTTCCTGGAGAACAAGAACATTCCTCATGTCAACAACTACCTTGTGCATGGGCTATTTAGTTAATAGATACTTCAGAACAAGCAGGGTCATTTTcattattaataaattatttcATGAACAACCAACTCAACACATGCCTAGTTTAGATATCAAAGTTTTTCTTTCCCAACAAGAAGTATAACATATAGTGACCGGTTAAATTATATACAACATAAAAAACTTGAGAGTTTAGATATCAGGTCACCAAGCATCATGAACATTAAAGATATGTTATAGCTATTTCTGGCACCTACTCCAATCATCTAGTTAGCAGGCTTTCGATGTTAATTTTCGGTCAATTGTCCTGAACTGATGCCTAGGCTTTCTTAAGAAACTCCATTACTCCTAGCTATACTCATGgtagaaacaaaaatttataCTCAAGAAATTTCCTTTCCATAGCTTCTGCACATGTCATCATAACATAGCTATTTTCAGTTTGAAAGATCCGCCATATTCTTTGTATTACGTAAGTCTCACATaacttcaaatcatttcatatatcattttatattgtatTTTTCAACTCAAGAGCTGCATTGGAAATAAAATTAACAACATATATGCTAGTCTTTCAACTTAAATTTCTCACATAACAAGCAAAATGTCCTGTTTCAGAAAGGAAGGCCAAACAATTTTCTCCGCAAAGTCTACTTCTTAATTACTTTGTGAATCCCGTGATGCAGACTATGTCCTAAAGAATCTTACGTGGCAAAAGAAAGTGATCTTGGAATAAGTCAAAAGAAATCCATTTTCACTCATATGCAACTGAAATGAGTTGCAATTCTCATATTATAAACAAATAGCTAACttaatatgcaaaaaaaaaaaatctatgacGAAGAAGCTGAATTGCTTTCAACCATTCATGTCTTTGGAACAATGGTTCTAGAAAGCTGAAGTCTCTACGTACCACTGGTTATCTACAAATTGACATTTAGTGTAATGCCATCATAACAGGCTAAACGACACTGTCATGTAACCTTGCATGACTTATAAATTACAATTAGATATTAACTGAAGAAAGCTCAAAAGCATGGGATCTTGAGAAAGAAAGCAACAACAAGAAAAAGATAGAGAAAGACTGCATCTGAACAACAGCAATATTTAGATGCCTGCATTCTACTGATCAAGCTTATTCCCTTCCATGAGACATGCAAACTGTTCATAGCAAGTCACTTGTATCATCTCATGTTTATGAAAAATAGATTTATTCATAGACAACTGagattagcagaaagaaaaagTAGCACCACCTTGTTAGCCTGAGATTGCTGCACAACTGTTTCAAACTGCCCACGAGCCAATTGAACATACCCAATCGCTCTTCCTGCGAGTCTCCCAGCCGTCCTAGCAATAACTGGGAGATCCTTTGGGCCTAATTATATTGGAAGGCAATAATGAAGTTA comes from Musa acuminata AAA Group cultivar baxijiao chromosome BXJ3-3, Cavendish_Baxijiao_AAA, whole genome shotgun sequence and encodes:
- the LOC103978756 gene encoding inositol-tetrakisphosphate 1-kinase 3 isoform X3, which translates into the protein MRLIGEISYVRNEEDKENEGVPPMSLPPPPQQTLVVGYALTSKKVKSFFQPKLEALARKKGIVFVAIDQSQLLLDQGPFDIILHKLTGKEWQQVLEDYMENHPEVTVLDPPAAIQRLYNRQSMLQDVADLNLSNCYGRVGTPRQLVITKDSSSIPDAVSRAGLALPLGGVLFKVYIVGEAIKVVRRFSLPDVSKRELLSSTGVFQFPRVSCAAASADDADLDPSIAELPPRPLLEKLARELRRRLGLRLFNIDIIREHGTRDGFYVIDINYFPGYSKMPGYDHIFIDFLASMARSKYKKRLSSSN
- the LOC135580872 gene encoding uncharacterized protein LOC135580872 isoform X1; the protein is MRHRTVCCVKSSSLMFGISYGELFLILGATAALIGPKDLPVIARTAGRLAGRAIGYVQLARGQFETVVQQSQANKVHKELQDTIAQLEAIRYEIRSISIINPGPFTRRLDGQEQVQNTGLDIAAKPDGENQPIATISKDLTRANSVSSSLHSQAMAYARLAEAPNIKLSSSETHEDVLKLNGEGDLLTVLPVSAESAGLLPKHRDEEAKGCDILLEAVVEAEVARNAKDFFAQPQNQIPNQ
- the LOC103978756 gene encoding inositol-tetrakisphosphate 1-kinase 1 isoform X1; its protein translation is MRLIGEISYVRNEEDKENEGVPPMSLPPPPQQTLVVGYALTSKKVKSFFQPKLEALARKKGIVFVAIDQSQLLLDQGPFDIILHKLTGKEWQQVLEDYMENHPEVTVLDPPAAIQRLYNRQSMLQDVADLNLSNCYGRVGTPRQLVITKDSSSIPDAVSRAGLALPLVAKPLVVDGSAKSHELSLAYDEFSLSKLDPPFVLQEFINHGGVLFKVYIVGEAIKVVRRFSLPDVSKRELLSSTGVFQFPRVSCAAASADDADLDPSIAELPPRPLLEKLARELRRRLGLRLFNIDIIREHGTRDGFYVIDINYFPGYSKMPGYDHIFIDFLASMARSKYKKRLSSSN
- the LOC103978756 gene encoding inositol-tetrakisphosphate 1-kinase 3 isoform X2; the protein is MRLIGEISYVRNEEDKENEGVPPMSLPPPPQQTLVVGYALTSKKVKSFFQPKLEALARKKGIVFVAIDQSQLLLDQGPFDIILHKDYMENHPEVTVLDPPAAIQRLYNRQSMLQDVADLNLSNCYGRVGTPRQLVITKDSSSIPDAVSRAGLALPLVAKPLVVDGSAKSHELSLAYDEFSLSKLDPPFVLQEFINHGGVLFKVYIVGEAIKVVRRFSLPDVSKRELLSSTGVFQFPRVSCAAASADDADLDPSIAELPPRPLLEKLARELRRRLGLRLFNIDIIREHGTRDGFYVIDINYFPGYSKMPGYDHIFIDFLASMARSKYKKRLSSSN
- the LOC135580872 gene encoding uncharacterized protein LOC135580872 isoform X2; translated protein: MFGISYGELFLILGATAALIGPKDLPVIARTAGRLAGRAIGYVQLARGQFETVVQQSQANKVHKELQDTIAQLEAIRYEIRSISIINPGPFTRRLDGQEQVQNTGLDIAAKPDGENQPIATISKDLTRANSVSSSLHSQAMAYARLAEAPNIKLSSSETHEDVLKLNGEGDLLTVLPVSAESAGLLPKHRDEEAKGCDILLEAVVEAEVARNAKDFFAQPQNQIPNQ